Proteins encoded together in one Mycoplasma miroungirhinis window:
- a CDS encoding MSC_0618 family F1-like ATPase beta subunit — protein sequence MTGQIIKFNLDVLEIKFATNNLPKINDLLTLHDGKTYLLVKRILDFETVRAIVIYAYQPISISDQVINTNKSFMVPVGKNSKNNIYTFEGKPLLPTTSKSIDYVEMNSTINQIKSLDNKKEIIETGIKAIDFFIPIIKGYKIGIFGGAGVGKTVLMKELIFNINSKETKTSNIFIGSGERSREGIELYQELKDSNLLKDSIMFISKMNESPGARMSIVPIGITAAEYLRDTQKENVLLFIDNIYRFIQAENEVSSTLGKKPSVGGYQSTLESDIANIENRMYKNENGSITSFQTMFLPMDDLNDPSAVAVFNHLDATLVLSRLQTAKNIFPAFDPLKSYSNSVNEEIIGKRHLEAILETKKILKAYKDLEDVILILGFDELDEENKIIVKKAMQLENFFTQYFFMTEHFTKQKGEFVKLKDTVESVWKILNGEYLKQSPEIFAYVGSGLEIPTDKDLGL from the coding sequence ATGACTGGACAAATAATTAAATTCAATTTAGATGTTTTAGAAATAAAATTTGCAACTAATAATTTACCTAAAATTAATGACTTATTAACTCTTCATGACGGAAAAACATATTTACTTGTTAAAAGAATTTTAGATTTTGAAACAGTTAGAGCGATTGTAATTTATGCTTATCAACCCATTTCTATTTCTGATCAAGTTATTAATACAAACAAAAGCTTTATGGTCCCAGTTGGTAAAAACTCAAAAAATAACATTTATACTTTTGAAGGTAAACCTTTATTACCAACTACTTCTAAATCTATTGATTATGTTGAAATGAATTCAACAATTAATCAAATTAAATCATTAGATAATAAAAAAGAAATAATTGAAACAGGAATTAAAGCAATAGATTTCTTTATTCCTATTATTAAGGGATATAAAATTGGTATCTTTGGTGGAGCTGGTGTTGGAAAAACAGTTTTAATGAAAGAATTAATTTTTAATATTAATTCAAAGGAAACTAAAACTTCAAACATTTTTATAGGTTCAGGAGAACGTTCACGTGAAGGAATTGAACTATATCAAGAACTAAAAGATTCAAATCTTCTAAAGGATTCAATTATGTTTATTTCAAAAATGAATGAATCTCCAGGTGCGAGAATGTCAATTGTTCCAATTGGAATAACAGCTGCTGAATACTTAAGAGATACACAAAAAGAAAATGTTTTATTATTTATAGATAATATCTATCGTTTCATTCAAGCTGAAAATGAAGTATCTTCAACATTAGGTAAAAAACCATCTGTTGGAGGTTACCAATCAACACTTGAAAGTGATATTGCTAATATTGAAAATAGAATGTACAAAAATGAAAATGGATCTATTACTTCATTTCAAACTATGTTCTTACCTATGGATGATTTAAATGATCCTTCTGCTGTTGCTGTCTTTAATCACCTTGACGCAACATTAGTTTTATCAAGATTACAAACTGCAAAAAATATTTTCCCAGCATTTGATCCTTTAAAAAGTTATTCAAACTCAGTAAATGAAGAAATTATAGGTAAAAGACATTTAGAAGCAATTTTAGAAACTAAAAAAATTCTAAAAGCTTATAAAGATCTAGAAGATGTTATTTTAATTTTAGGTTTTGATGAACTAGATGAAGAAAACAAAATTATTGTTAAAAAAGCAATGCAACTTGAAAACTTCTTTACCCAATACTTCTTTATGACAGAACACTTTACAAAACAAAAAGGTGAATTTGTTAAACTAAAAGACACAGTCGAAAGTGTTTGAAAAATTTTAAATGGTGAATATTTAAAACAAAGTCCTGAAATCTTTGCTTATGTAGGAAGTGGACTTGAAATTCCAACTGATAAAGATTTAGGATTATAA
- the lysS gene encoding lysine--tRNA ligase — MTRKLSEQEIIRREKIQNFKNINKQAFELAIPASHTTSQIIGEFSNFSREELENQNKTISINGRLIAKRGPFLVLQDRDNTIQIYVDKKILDEIQQEILKNLDLGDIIFAQGTVSKTHTEQLMIKAKKIELLTKSLKVLPDKFHGLVDQEERYRHRYVDLIVNKETRNTFILRSKIISAVRKFFDNIGYLDVDTPVLQPILGGAAAKPFVTHYNALQSDFYLRIATELPLKKLLVGGLERVYEIGRIFRNEGVDTTHNPEFTSIEFYEAYSNMEGMMLRCEQLFEYLSKELNIDKVTFGGKEISLKTPFKRINMVDAVSQKIGLNIRELNDQQAIELAKKHGIKVEKYFKLGHVINELFELYVEKDLIEPTFVWGHPIEISPLATKIPDDPRFTLRAELFINTKEFANMFTELTDPIDQLERFENQLSEKESGNEEANEIDWDFVEALEYGMPPAGGCGIGIDRLVMLLTGNDSIREVLLFPQLKNLQK; from the coding sequence ATGACCAGAAAATTATCAGAACAAGAAATTATTAGACGTGAAAAAATACAAAACTTTAAAAATATTAATAAACAAGCTTTTGAATTAGCAATTCCTGCCTCTCATACAACAAGTCAAATTATTGGAGAATTTTCTAATTTTTCAAGAGAAGAATTAGAAAACCAAAACAAAACTATTTCAATTAATGGTAGATTAATTGCCAAAAGAGGTCCTTTTCTTGTGCTCCAAGATAGAGATAACACTATTCAAATTTATGTAGATAAAAAAATACTTGATGAGATACAACAAGAAATATTAAAAAATTTAGATTTAGGTGACATTATTTTTGCTCAAGGTACTGTTTCTAAAACACATACTGAACAATTAATGATAAAAGCTAAGAAAATTGAACTTTTAACTAAATCATTAAAAGTTTTACCAGATAAATTCCATGGATTAGTTGATCAAGAAGAAAGATATAGACATAGATATGTAGATTTAATTGTAAACAAGGAAACAAGAAATACATTTATTTTACGTTCTAAAATTATTTCTGCAGTAAGAAAATTCTTCGATAATATAGGTTATTTAGATGTCGATACACCAGTTTTACAACCTATTTTAGGTGGAGCTGCTGCCAAACCTTTTGTTACTCATTATAATGCTTTACAAAGTGATTTTTATTTACGTATTGCAACTGAATTACCACTTAAAAAATTATTAGTAGGTGGATTAGAAAGAGTTTATGAAATAGGTCGTATTTTTAGAAATGAAGGTGTTGATACAACACATAATCCTGAATTTACATCAATTGAATTTTATGAAGCATATTCAAATATGGAAGGTATGATGTTACGTTGTGAACAATTATTTGAATATTTATCAAAAGAATTAAATATTGATAAAGTAACATTTGGTGGTAAAGAAATTTCTCTTAAAACTCCATTTAAAAGAATAAATATGGTAGATGCAGTAAGTCAAAAAATAGGACTAAATATAAGAGAATTAAATGATCAACAAGCAATAGAATTAGCAAAAAAACACGGAATTAAAGTTGAAAAATATTTTAAATTAGGTCATGTAATTAATGAATTATTTGAATTATATGTTGAAAAAGATTTAATTGAACCAACATTTGTTTGAGGTCATCCAATTGAAATTTCACCATTAGCTACAAAAATTCCAGATGATCCTCGTTTTACATTAAGAGCTGAATTATTTATAAATACAAAAGAATTTGCTAATATGTTTACCGAATTAACTGATCCAATTGATCAATTAGAACGTTTTGAAAATCAATTATCAGAAAAAGAATCAGGAAATGAAGAAGCAAATGAAATTGATTGAGATTTTGTTGAAGCTTTAGAGTATGGAATGCCTCCTGCTGGTGGATGCGGTATTGGAATTGATCGTTTAGTGATGTTATTAACTGGAAATGATTCAATTAGAGAAGTTTTATTATTCCCTCAACTAAAAAACTTACAAAAATAG
- a CDS encoding C1 family peptidase: MIIDNLMLEEFEKRLNSDKQANTIKNTIAKNGIYASSFNNNILKKHNNEFSNEIKTGDITNQESSGRCWIFASLNMARISAMEKLQVKDLEFSENYLYFFEKIEKANTFFENIIQYGLDLDFNDRLMQIFLDNPVSDGGYWEWYISLNKKYGIVPKYIMNETFHSENTSIFEQTLNLIAKKHALKIINAHKQNQDNLIANLKKEALYEIYQICVKSLGMPPKTFDFEYRDKDDKFHRETNLTPMEFYKKFVGEELDQKITLVSDPREIYPYGKVIESKYFKTSIEGKTNYTLNVPMEELKKATIKSILDNKSVWFGCDVSQFKDNKSGILDTELYDLNNVLGVEDTLTKAQKLQLGIISPNHAMNFIGVDLDEKGNPIKWKVENSWGDKVGKKGIFSMSDKWFEDFNFECVVDKKYVDEKYLKGLEEESIKLEAWDPLA, encoded by the coding sequence ATGATAATAGATAATCTTATGCTTGAAGAATTTGAAAAACGTTTGAATTCTGATAAACAAGCAAATACAATAAAAAATACAATAGCAAAAAATGGTATTTATGCTTCATCTTTTAATAACAATATTTTAAAAAAACATAACAATGAATTTTCAAATGAAATCAAAACAGGAGATATTACTAATCAAGAATCATCTGGACGTTGCTGAATTTTTGCATCATTAAATATGGCAAGAATTAGTGCAATGGAAAAATTACAAGTTAAAGACTTAGAATTTTCTGAAAATTACTTATATTTCTTTGAAAAAATAGAAAAAGCAAATACTTTTTTCGAAAATATTATTCAATATGGTTTAGACTTAGATTTTAATGATAGATTAATGCAAATTTTTTTAGATAATCCAGTATCTGATGGTGGTTATTGAGAATGATATATATCATTAAATAAAAAATATGGAATTGTTCCAAAATACATTATGAATGAAACTTTTCACTCAGAAAACACTAGTATTTTTGAACAAACATTGAATTTAATAGCAAAAAAACATGCACTCAAAATCATCAATGCTCATAAACAAAATCAAGATAATCTGATTGCTAATCTAAAAAAAGAAGCACTTTATGAAATTTATCAAATTTGTGTCAAATCACTAGGAATGCCTCCAAAGACATTTGATTTTGAATATCGAGATAAAGATGATAAATTTCATCGCGAAACTAATTTAACTCCAATGGAATTTTATAAAAAATTTGTAGGTGAAGAATTAGACCAAAAAATTACTTTAGTATCTGATCCGAGAGAAATTTATCCTTATGGAAAAGTTATTGAATCTAAATATTTTAAAACTTCAATTGAAGGTAAAACTAACTATACATTAAACGTACCTATGGAAGAGTTAAAAAAAGCTACAATAAAAAGCATTTTAGATAATAAAAGTGTTTGGTTTGGTTGTGATGTTAGTCAATTTAAAGATAATAAATCAGGGATTTTAGATACAGAATTATATGATTTAAATAATGTTTTAGGTGTTGAAGATACTTTAACAAAAGCTCAAAAATTACAACTAGGAATAATTTCTCCAAATCACGCAATGAATTTTATAGGCGTTGATTTAGATGAAAAAGGGAATCCTATTAAATGAAAAGTTGAAAATTCTTGGGGTGATAAGGTTGGTAAAAAAGGTATTTTTAGTATGTCAGATAAATGATTTGAAGATTTTAAC
- a CDS encoding ABC-F family ATP-binding cassette domain-containing protein produces MLEVQNLSKVFSDKKLFQNVNLKFLEGNTYGIIGANGVGKSTFLRIISGQEEASSGEIIKSKGSRISVLSQDQNAFDAFNVTDVVIMGNDELYKIQVEKNAIYENPESTIEDYERASHLEEKFGEMGGWTAENDAQILLSGLGIDETKWNLPMSNLKAIEKVKVLIAKALFGNPDILIMDEPTNHLDLKSIKWLENFLIDYQYIVIVVSHDSDFLDSICTHTVDIDFNEARLFTGNYSFWKQSSQLILEMQKQANLKKEEQAAKLKEFIARFSANASKSKQATSRKKALEKIVIDEIKPSSRKYPFINFDLNRAPGKQILEVNNLTYTNDKGETLFKNVSFTLKNGEKMALIGDDDIAKTKFLEILMGLEKPTSGQINWGITIKPNYFPNNNAKYFQNDLTIMEWISQWPLENSTQETKDNSDHRMRSYLGRMLFSNDSVFKKVKVTSGGEKARLMFSKLMLEESNFLVFDQPTDHLDSESIDSLIEALERYQSGVIFTTYNRGLVKAAANVILEIKSNESFLYYGTLDEYEEEMGY; encoded by the coding sequence ATGTTAGAAGTACAAAATTTAAGCAAAGTATTTAGTGATAAAAAATTATTTCAAAATGTAAATTTAAAATTTTTAGAAGGTAATACATATGGAATAATCGGTGCAAATGGAGTAGGAAAATCAACATTTTTAAGAATAATAAGCGGACAAGAAGAAGCAAGTAGTGGTGAAATAATTAAATCAAAAGGTTCAAGAATTTCAGTACTAAGTCAAGACCAAAATGCTTTTGATGCATTTAATGTAACTGATGTTGTAATAATGGGAAATGATGAATTATACAAAATTCAAGTTGAAAAAAATGCAATTTATGAAAATCCAGAATCAACTATTGAAGACTATGAAAGAGCAAGTCACTTAGAAGAAAAATTCGGTGAAATGGGCGGATGAACTGCTGAAAATGATGCACAAATACTTCTATCAGGTTTAGGAATTGATGAAACAAAATGAAATCTACCTATGTCTAATTTAAAAGCTATTGAAAAAGTGAAAGTATTAATTGCTAAAGCATTATTTGGTAATCCAGATATTTTAATAATGGATGAGCCAACTAACCATTTAGATCTTAAATCAATTAAATGATTAGAAAACTTCTTAATTGATTATCAATATATTGTTATCGTAGTAAGTCATGATAGTGATTTTTTAGATTCAATTTGTACTCATACTGTTGATATAGACTTTAATGAAGCTAGATTATTTACAGGAAATTATAGTTTCTGAAAACAATCAAGTCAATTAATTTTAGAAATGCAAAAGCAAGCAAATCTAAAAAAAGAAGAACAAGCTGCAAAATTAAAAGAATTTATTGCTCGTTTTAGTGCAAATGCATCAAAATCTAAACAAGCAACAAGTAGAAAAAAAGCACTAGAAAAAATTGTCATTGATGAAATTAAACCTTCAAGTAGAAAATATCCATTTATTAATTTTGATTTAAATAGAGCACCTGGAAAACAAATTTTAGAAGTAAATAATTTAACTTATACAAATGATAAAGGTGAAACTTTATTTAAAAATGTTTCATTTACTTTAAAAAATGGTGAAAAAATGGCTTTAATTGGCGATGATGATATTGCAAAAACCAAATTTTTAGAAATTTTAATGGGACTTGAAAAACCAACTTCTGGTCAAATTAATTGAGGTATTACCATCAAACCTAATTATTTTCCAAATAATAATGCAAAATATTTTCAAAATGATTTAACAATAATGGAATGAATAAGCCAATGGCCACTTGAAAATTCAACTCAAGAAACAAAAGATAATTCAGATCATCGAATGAGATCTTATTTAGGTAGAATGTTATTTAGCAATGATTCAGTTTTTAAAAAAGTTAAAGTCACAAGTGGTGGTGAAAAAGCAAGATTAATGTTTAGTAAATTAATGCTAGAAGAATCTAATTTTTTAGTATTTGACCAACCTACTGACCATTTAGATTCTGAAAGTATTGATTCATTAATTGAAGCATTAGAAAGATATCAATCTGGAGTAATTTTTACAACTTATAACAGAGGACTTGTAAAAGCTGCTGCTAATGTGATTTTAGAAATTAAATCTAACGAAAGTTTCTTATACTATGGAACTTTAGATGAATATGAAGAAGAAATGGGTTATTAA
- a CDS encoding MSC_0619 family F1-like ATPase alpha subunit: protein MKNNTNLKNPKITAIFDYIVEVSGEFEYKQKQMFKAKNHPNVNLILINGSKDKALLLSNDKSSSLSIGDEIELVETTFNVYTDEKYFGKIIDIAGNVINPEFISKPSFDEKQTSSPIFKLAHDLMSVQTLNEQLYTGINVIDLLIPIGKGQRQLIIGDRQTGKTHIALNTIINQTNKNVKCIYVAIGQKRDNISTIYQTLKQHNALKNTIIIEADSNSVYDQYLAPYVGMAHAENISQKNDVLIIFDDLTKHANIFREIALLSESPVGKEAMPGDIFFAHSQLLERAGNFKNKKTITALPILQTIDGDITSLISSNIISITDGQIVTSSDMFNAGKLPAINIDLSVSRTGSSVQDIKITKVASEINKIYRKYRRQLKLASLDYDFNYETTQLIYKGKMIEKMFFQRGISVYSEKLILLTSKIITWGLFSGIKDDAKAMKFIDLLIQTDKQAQELYNAILNNTTYDDKLTKNYFAFALKQYANFINIDWNIKIDNKFIEFDNEYLTTIAKKLGDI, encoded by the coding sequence ATGAAAAATAACACAAATTTAAAAAATCCAAAAATAACCGCAATTTTTGATTATATAGTTGAAGTTTCAGGTGAATTTGAATACAAACAAAAACAAATGTTTAAAGCCAAAAATCATCCAAATGTTAATTTAATCTTAATAAACGGTTCAAAAGATAAAGCTTTATTACTATCAAATGATAAAAGTTCATCTTTAAGCATAGGAGATGAAATTGAATTAGTAGAAACTACTTTTAATGTTTATACTGATGAAAAGTACTTTGGAAAAATTATCGATATAGCAGGTAATGTTATAAATCCGGAATTTATTTCTAAACCATCATTTGATGAAAAACAAACTTCAAGTCCAATTTTTAAATTAGCTCACGATTTAATGAGTGTTCAAACACTAAATGAACAATTATATACAGGAATTAATGTAATTGATTTACTAATTCCAATCGGAAAAGGACAAAGACAATTAATCATTGGAGATCGTCAAACTGGTAAAACACATATCGCATTAAACACTATAATCAATCAAACAAACAAAAATGTTAAATGTATTTATGTAGCAATCGGTCAAAAAAGAGATAATATATCAACTATTTATCAAACTTTAAAACAACATAATGCATTAAAAAACACAATTATTATTGAAGCTGATTCAAATTCAGTATATGATCAATATTTAGCACCTTATGTAGGAATGGCTCATGCAGAAAATATATCTCAAAAAAATGATGTCTTAATTATCTTTGATGATTTAACTAAACATGCTAACATTTTTAGAGAAATAGCTTTACTAAGTGAAAGTCCAGTAGGAAAAGAAGCTATGCCAGGAGATATTTTCTTTGCTCATTCACAACTATTAGAAAGAGCCGGAAATTTCAAAAACAAAAAAACAATTACCGCATTACCTATTTTACAAACAATAGATGGTGATATTACTTCATTAATTTCATCAAATATTATTTCTATTACAGACGGTCAAATTGTAACAAGTTCTGATATGTTTAATGCAGGTAAATTACCAGCTATTAATATTGATTTATCAGTATCTAGAACAGGTTCAAGTGTTCAAGATATTAAAATTACTAAAGTAGCTTCAGAAATTAATAAAATATATCGTAAATATCGTCGTCAATTAAAATTAGCTTCTTTAGATTATGATTTTAATTACGAAACAACACAATTAATTTATAAAGGAAAAATGATTGAAAAAATGTTTTTCCAAAGAGGAATTAGTGTTTATTCTGAAAAATTAATTTTACTAACTTCAAAAATTATTACTTGAGGATTATTTAGTGGAATTAAAGACGATGCAAAAGCAATGAAGTTTATTGATTTATTAATTCAAACTGATAAACAAGCTCAAGAGTTATACAATGCTATTTTAAATAACACAACATATGATGATAAATTAACTAAAAACTATTTTGCTTTTGCTTTAAAACAATACGCAAACTTTATAAATATAGATTGAAATATTAAAATAGATAATAAATTTATTGAATTTGATAATGAATATCTAACAACAATTGCAAAGAAATTAGGAGATATATAA
- a CDS encoding MSC_0620 family F1-like ATPase-associated subunit: MIKKYKLLSLPMLAVSTIPFITLSAAGDTDDKENKDKQPTPAPQKISDNFSTFRQISDDTQKQIIDDMLKLVQGFLQDELLKIQNDDKTEYKQKLSKVIYFSKLKEFFENNKEKIKTNPDQFGFYVTFPNVLAREKEYANGSVTLNNKKFNGVIFGIQNDEKTKYDRALGPEASKKEANEANYVTDKEFEETIKSYRENLLSKIKSIIAANEDVLQLDDKIFLENKDINSGSQKINGFFVSNPKDFDNWDSYFISKIKPRFLEYDLTQNQQFTEQQQQKKNQQNKPPTKPILPLIPDKAIKNPNQIDQVIEAIPALSPQIKSQYTNLDFNNLSSLMSSNNSEDIFFFNNPINTRYVYKVNSITKDNDQNIATVSVKDLNDTKIERIYKQEFEINNTTEFKNRQSIYSKQIDVVKNLSIQLYKSLGLDEKLKYEELGEENLISNVFGLVDAFTKLIHSDDYVKAQEDFINNYQNTNNFENDLDNILSKSSDYISELFLDATSSIKFEDISPWTKLAKTFENILDIYKTEFYNFNKEIVIKNFNTTNQDIHLIDKLMKIIEKDIFRLISLSNSKSYSRVNWFNGYTNLLSKITNNFKNLRDISTIKEIDDKNQAEFLNSIEVTKNTINENTQNLNNKKTVISSIILSISFIIFIVNITLMLIFKKTLKNKKILLAHILLFTFIAILFITSIVLLLI; this comes from the coding sequence ATGATTAAAAAATATAAATTACTATCTTTACCTATGCTTGCAGTTTCAACAATACCTTTTATTACATTAAGTGCTGCAGGTGATACTGATGATAAAGAAAATAAAGATAAACAACCAACACCTGCACCTCAAAAAATAAGTGATAATTTTTCAACTTTTAGACAAATTTCAGATGATACACAAAAACAAATAATTGATGATATGCTTAAATTAGTTCAAGGATTTCTACAAGATGAATTATTAAAAATACAAAATGACGATAAAACAGAATATAAACAAAAATTGTCAAAAGTTATATATTTTTCAAAATTAAAAGAATTTTTTGAAAATAATAAAGAAAAAATAAAAACAAATCCAGATCAATTCGGTTTTTATGTCACATTCCCTAATGTCTTAGCGCGTGAAAAAGAATATGCTAATGGTTCAGTTACTTTAAATAATAAAAAATTTAATGGTGTTATTTTTGGTATTCAAAATGATGAAAAAACTAAATACGATCGAGCTTTAGGTCCTGAAGCATCAAAAAAAGAAGCAAATGAAGCCAATTATGTAACTGATAAAGAATTTGAAGAAACTATTAAAAGTTATAGAGAAAATTTATTATCTAAAATAAAAAGTATAATTGCAGCAAATGAAGATGTTTTACAATTAGATGACAAAATCTTTTTAGAAAATAAAGACATAAACTCTGGATCACAAAAAATAAATGGTTTTTTTGTTTCTAATCCTAAAGATTTTGATAATTGAGATTCATATTTTATAAGTAAAATTAAACCAAGATTTTTAGAATATGATTTAACTCAAAATCAGCAATTTACTGAGCAACAACAACAAAAGAAAAATCAGCAAAATAAGCCGCCTACTAAGCCAATTTTACCTTTAATACCTGATAAAGCAATTAAAAATCCAAATCAAATAGATCAAGTAATTGAAGCAATACCAGCATTAAGTCCTCAAATCAAAAGTCAATATACTAATTTAGATTTTAATAATTTAAGTTCTTTAATGTCAAGTAATAATTCAGAAGATATTTTCTTTTTCAACAACCCTATTAATACTCGTTATGTTTATAAAGTAAATTCAATTACAAAAGACAATGATCAAAATATTGCAACTGTATCTGTAAAAGATTTAAATGATACAAAAATTGAAAGAATATATAAACAAGAATTTGAAATAAATAACACAACAGAATTTAAAAATCGTCAAAGTATATATTCTAAACAAATTGATGTTGTTAAAAACTTATCAATTCAACTTTATAAATCATTAGGTTTAGATGAAAAATTAAAATATGAAGAACTAGGTGAAGAAAATCTAATTTCTAATGTGTTTGGTTTAGTAGATGCATTTACTAAATTAATACATTCAGATGATTATGTAAAAGCACAAGAAGATTTTATAAATAATTATCAAAATACAAATAATTTTGAAAACGACTTAGATAACATATTATCAAAATCATCAGATTATATTAGTGAATTATTTTTAGATGCTACTTCTTCCATAAAATTTGAAGATATTAGTCCATGAACTAAATTAGCAAAAACTTTTGAAAATATTTTAGATATTTATAAAACAGAATTTTATAATTTTAATAAAGAAATTGTTATAAAAAACTTTAACACCACAAACCAAGATATTCATTTAATTGATAAACTAATGAAAATCATTGAAAAAGATATTTTTAGATTAATAAGTTTATCAAATTCAAAATCATATAGTAGAGTAAATTGATTTAATGGATATACTAATTTATTGAGTAAAATAACTAATAATTTTAAAAATTTACGTGATATTTCAACTATTAAAGAAATAGACGACAAAAATCAAGCAGAATTTTTAAATTCTATTGAAGTTACTAAAAATACTATAAATGAAAATACACAAAATTTAAATAATAAAAAGACAGTAATTTCTAGCATTATTTTATCTATTAGCTTTATTATTTTCATCGTCAATATAACATTAATGTTAATTTTTAAAAAGACATTAAAAAATAAAAAGATTTTATTAGCTCATATTTTATTATTTACATTTATAGCAATTTTATTTATTACATCAATAGTACTATTATTAATTTAA
- a CDS encoding alpha/beta fold hydrolase: MEKFYNFKNRQIHYLEINKNFKKNVLLIHGFTSEIGYLEEVYKLFENEYNIYAIDLPTHGQSEIANELMNMESFRDLVIDFVTNKNLHNLTLVGHSMGGGVSATVSPYLEKYLDKVILLAPMNRTMLKYNYKWPLFFPRNLEDYKKLIPVLFYNPEPILTNVETLKQVEKKFSDENTHKRLDVIYDWGYKMPEEHNQIIVDEGIKNCPVPLALINGDHDGIVDVELCNDHYLKLNKKTKHYVIKNSGHSMWFENPVDFKAAILDFINS; the protein is encoded by the coding sequence ATGGAAAAATTTTATAATTTTAAAAATAGACAAATTCATTATTTAGAAATTAATAAAAATTTTAAGAAAAATGTTTTATTAATTCACGGTTTTACTTCTGAAATTGGTTATTTAGAAGAAGTATATAAATTATTTGAAAATGAATATAACATTTATGCAATTGATTTACCAACACATGGACAAAGTGAAATTGCAAATGAATTAATGAATATGGAATCATTTCGTGATTTAGTTATTGATTTTGTAACTAATAAAAATTTACATAATTTAACACTAGTAGGTCATTCAATGGGTGGTGGAGTTTCTGCTACAGTTTCTCCATATTTAGAAAAATACTTAGACAAAGTTATTTTATTAGCACCAATGAATAGAACAATGCTTAAATATAATTACAAATGACCTTTATTCTTCCCACGTAACTTAGAAGATTATAAAAAACTTATTCCGGTACTTTTTTATAATCCTGAACCTATTTTAACTAATGTAGAAACTTTAAAACAAGTGGAAAAGAAATTCAGTGATGAAAATACACATAAAAGATTAGATGTAATTTATGATTGAGGATATAAAATGCCTGAAGAACATAATCAAATTATAGTAGATGAAGGTATTAAAAATTGTCCAGTTCCTTTAGCTTTAATAAATGGAGATCACGATGGTATAGTTGATGTTGAATTATGTAATGACCATTATCTAAAATTAAACAAAAAAACTAAACATTATGTAATTAAAAATTCAGGTCATAGTATGTGATTTGAAAATCCAGTTGATTTTAAAGCTGCTATTTTAGATTTTATTAATAGTTAA